The Candidatus Mesenet endosymbiont of Agriotes lineatus region GCTGCTGAACAAGGGAAGAAAGAAGTCGTAGAACTACTTCTAAAGCATGGTGCAGATATTAATAATGGTGGTGAAAAAGGAAAACCAACCGCGACACCTTTACATGGAGCTATTGAAAACAAGCATGAGGAAGCTGCAATATTTCTTATAGAAAAGAGTGCAAATATACATGCTAAGGATCAGCACGGATCAACACCTCTACATGCTGCTGCTTGTGAAGGGCTAGGAAATTTAGTAAAATTACTTTTAGATAAGGGAGTGAATGTTCACATCCAAAACATTCACAAATACACTCCTTTGCATAGAGCAATGTATCCTAATGCAGATCCACAAACAGTAAGGCTGCTTTTAGAACATGGATCAGATATTAATACCATAGGTAATTGTGGTAGCACACTTATATCATCTTATACTATATGGACAAAACCTCTAGAAAGTTTCTTCCTACTTCTACTTTTCGGTGCTGATGTAAATAAAGAATCTGAGTGTGATAGAAATCAAATAAACACAGAACCCTATCTCAAAAGTTGTTTAGCAGCATTTGAAGAAATCGAAGCAATGCCTAATTTAAGTAGATTGGTAAAGACATATAGAAATCAGGATAAGAAGGAAAATGCAAAAGTTATTGCTAGTTACATAAACAGTAAAGCTAATGGACAAGAATTAATTGAAGAGTTCAAAACAATTAAGGAAAAATATAGCTCTGATGAGCAATTATCTTTTATACCTGAGTGTGTGTTAGGTTTTATTGAGTATATCACTCTAAAATTTTTAAAATTTCATACAAATAATAAAAAGGCTATAAAGCTATTGTTAGAATCAAAAGATGGTATTAAAGTAACCAAAGCAGTACTAGTTGATAGTAAAGTAACTGGTAAAACAAAAGATGAGTGTGTAAAACTACCTAATGAAATAATACAAGAAATATCATCATATTTGAATCTAAATGAATTAAATTTTGATAATGTATTATTAGCTCTTAGTAAAAAAGCAGATGTGTTTTTAAACAAATTAAAAAATATTTATGAAGTGCCAAGTGCTGCATTAGCTGAACCTCAGCCAGAAGCAGCTTCTGTACAAAGCAAGAATATTGCATGAGTTTAAGTTGGGAAATTTTGTATAGAGCCTCTAAATTTATTAGGTTTTAAATATGGGTGGTTTTTGAAAAATTTTTGAAAAAATAATAAAATTCTGCAAATTTTCTGCTTCCATGGTAATAAATGTATATGATATAAAGAGAGAGCCAATCTGGAGAGATTGAGGCTGTAGAGGCGGCCTTTAAAGTGGCAGATGTATAGGAAAAGAAGATCTGAATATATTGAATAGGATCTTTGGCGACCTACTGAATAGTTTTAGCTATTTTAAGATTTTTTCTTAAAACAAGATTGATACCTTTGTGGTCATATGCTTTAAAACATACGACTATAGCGCTTCCAATTATCAATTGGTAGTCCTTTCATGGTGGGAATCCGTGAAAAGGGCTAAAAACGCTCCTCTCTCTGATGTTGTACACGTGCTTTTTCTCCAGATTGGCACTAAATCAACAATAGGTCGATTAAAAAATCAACACAATATATCCAAAATAAACAATAACTCAGTAAAAATTCTACTTAATATTTAAATTTTTCTTTTTAATTACAGGAGTATGAGATGAAATAAATTTTTGGGTTATAAATATTGAAATTTCTTTTTTATTTAAATATTTAACTCTAAATCTTCAATTGAAGGAGATTCGGCATCAACAACCTTAGCAACTGATACTACCTTTTCATTAGGTTCAGTTTTAAATAAGATAACTCCCTGAGTACTGCGCCCTGCAACTCTTATATCATTTACTTCTATACGGATTAATTTACCTCGGTCTGTAATTAACATTATATTATCTGTATGTTCTACAGAAAAACTAGCTACTACCTTACCATTTCTTTTAGTTGTCAGTATATTGGTAATACCAACACCACCTCGTCTTGTAACTCTATATTCATAAGAGGAAGTTCTTTTACCAAAGCCATTTTCAGTTACGCTTAAAATAAGCTGCTCATTTATTGCCATATTCATAAATGTTTCTTGTTTTAAACCCAGTTCATCTATTAACTTTTTTGTACTACCTGCAGCTTCCATATTTTTTGCTGCTTCTATGCGTTTTGTCAGTGGCACCTTTAGATACATGTTTCTTATCTCTGATGTCATTCCTACTTTATCTGAAGATTCTGTAATATCTTGCATATCACCTTCTGCATCTGAGTCTATATCACTATTATCTTCTATGCCTAAATCTATATCATTACTATCTTTCATATCCGATACTTCAGCATAACCATTTAGCACTGACATTGAAATAACGCTATCTTCCTGTTGTAGCTTTATTGCTCTTACTCCATCAGATGTTCTACTTTTAAATTGACGCACATTGCTTGCAGAGAATCTAATACTTTTACCAGTCTTAGTGGATAAGAAAACATGATCGTCTTCTTTACACACTTCTACAGATATCAATTTATCACCTTCAGATAAAAGTATTGCTATTTTGCCATTACTTTGTACGTACTCAAAATCAGATAAAGCATTGCGTCTTATATTACCATAAGCGGTTGCAAAAATTATGTTTAGATTTTGATTATCAGTTTCTTGCGGCAAAGGCATAACGTTTGTTATAGTTTCA contains the following coding sequences:
- a CDS encoding ankyrin repeat domain-containing protein, with the protein product MSLDDELINAVKKCCINGEEYKKNIEEVRSLLEKGASANAVDNWFHKLTVLLWAAEQGKKEVVELLLKHGADINNGGEKGKPTATPLHGAIENKHEEAAIFLIEKSANIHAKDQHGSTPLHAAACEGLGNLVKLLLDKGVNVHIQNIHKYTPLHRAMYPNADPQTVRLLLEHGSDINTIGNCGSTLISSYTIWTKPLESFFLLLLFGADVNKESECDRNQINTEPYLKSCLAAFEEIEAMPNLSRLVKTYRNQDKKENAKVIASYINSKANGQELIEEFKTIKEKYSSDEQLSFIPECVLGFIEYITLKFLKFHTNNKKAIKLLLESKDGIKVTKAVLVDSKVTGKTKDECVKLPNEIIQEISSYLNLNELNFDNVLLALSKKADVFLNKLKNIYEVPSAALAEPQPEAASVQSKNIA